The genomic stretch AGAACATAGCGTCACCCATAATTGGGGAGGGAAACGTATTAATCCTCGAAGTTCCCCTCAACGGTGAGGAGATCGTAAGGGATATATCCCGGGCCATAAAGGACAACCTCACCGATGACCGCCTCGTTTTGGCAGTTCTTTCAGGTGGCATGAGGCCACTCATCGTTTCCACTCTCCTTGCACTTTTGAGCATTGAAGATGCCAGAATCATTGTCGAGAGTGACTTTGAGAACCTGACGGGACACATATCCCTGGAACTGGGAGCGTTTCTGGCGCCTGCTAAAAGGAGATGGGCTAGGATACTCTGCGGCTTCCTTGAGGGTAAGAGCGTAAGGAAGATCGCCGAAGAGCTTGGGGTTTCCCCCGCAACGATAAGCCACGAACTGAGGGAAATGACAAAGTACGGCCTTGTTAGAGCTGAAAAGCCCGACGGAAGAACACCCAAATATAAGGCAACCAGCGCTGGAAGGCTCTACCTAAAGATCAAGGGGGGAAGAATGTCATGAGGATTAAACTGTTACTTTTTTCTTCTGAAGGCCTCGTCCTTTAGGGTGGGGATGCAGTAATCGAAAGACCAGCCTGAAGGCAGGAAAGCAAAACTATTTTAAAGCCTAAAAAACATTACCATACTTTAGAATGAAGCGGTCAATAACGGTAAAACTCAACCCTCAAAAACCCAAGAGAAACATTCAAATC from Thermococcus celericrescens encodes the following:
- the csa3 gene encoding CRISPR-associated CARF protein Csa3 — its product is MVFPVGFDEKFIVRALVRKREGVDGLEAGDRLLAIVPEGYQKEPRTVNAITAIKNIASPIIGEGNVLILEVPLNGEEIVRDISRAIKDNLTDDRLVLAVLSGGMRPLIVSTLLALLSIEDARIIVESDFENLTGHISLELGAFLAPAKRRWARILCGFLEGKSVRKIAEELGVSPATISHELREMTKYGLVRAEKPDGRTPKYKATSAGRLYLKIKGGRMS